In one Corallococcus sp. EGB genomic region, the following are encoded:
- a CDS encoding peptidase: MKPLLLAAVLAAAPATPPKSQAPDAGLAQAAQPTLTVPGGKFLRARSGNTAVAQMFAPGVAELSLAEKRVAWFLTLAAHAGEDIALDQVGWKLVPAKQLLEGVWLFGRDSQSAASGFDAKLADYLLRFYGHTGNHDSTTGQKFVPTFTPEELAAGASRALKAGAPWTVKDEAALQAWLQDLKPTLFDATFEPQLTSKAPPPGQDLLTASSNTAYGPGVTEKDLTGFKEKYPLNSRVVKQDGKLTEQVFRAGTPDGKVKPGLYAKELSRVIANLQEAMKSAEPAQKAALGKLVRYFQTGSPQDWDAYNIAWLKVDPKVDANLGFIETYVDPRGHKGQWEALVNYRDAKENQIMVLMGQKAQYFEDRLPWPEKYRRKKVSPPVAKAINLITSNPEPPAGINLPNEQHIRERYGSKSVMITNVMDAASAVTRLPLALEFSRTAEEREQAEKYSVTARKWLVAFHEVLGHASGQVDPKLKGQSPSVFLKEYDNTLEEARADLVALWHAFDPALAELSPDHDAIARQMYRDFLVEGLTNLRRVEVGDAFEEDHQRGHHMTVTFLEEKGAVKQVTENGRTYLVIPDYAKMHEAVGELLSKLMVIKATGDYEGIRALVQEKGIHFDPKLRDEVARRVKAVDVPTVLLLNSPHVVPVLDAKGQMVDLKEDTAQAFVDQHLERSLLGRLSPQEGLRVAAKVAGSPDAVREAFRELGPDTAPAPASSKKGSAKGAAPAKTAP, encoded by the coding sequence ATGAAGCCCCTGCTGCTGGCCGCCGTCCTCGCCGCCGCGCCCGCCACCCCGCCGAAGTCCCAGGCCCCCGACGCCGGGCTCGCGCAGGCCGCGCAGCCCACCCTCACCGTGCCCGGCGGGAAGTTCCTCCGCGCCCGCTCCGGCAACACCGCTGTCGCCCAGATGTTCGCGCCGGGCGTCGCGGAGCTGTCCCTGGCGGAGAAGCGCGTGGCGTGGTTCCTGACGCTCGCGGCGCACGCGGGCGAGGACATCGCGTTGGATCAGGTCGGCTGGAAGCTGGTGCCGGCGAAGCAGCTCCTGGAAGGCGTCTGGCTCTTCGGCCGCGACTCGCAGAGCGCCGCGTCCGGCTTCGACGCGAAGCTGGCGGACTACCTGCTGCGCTTCTACGGCCACACCGGCAACCACGACAGCACCACCGGGCAGAAGTTCGTCCCCACGTTCACCCCGGAGGAGCTCGCGGCCGGCGCCTCGCGCGCGCTCAAGGCCGGCGCGCCGTGGACGGTGAAGGACGAGGCCGCGCTCCAGGCGTGGCTCCAGGACCTGAAGCCCACCCTCTTCGACGCGACCTTCGAGCCGCAGCTCACCTCCAAGGCCCCGCCGCCGGGACAGGACCTCCTCACCGCGTCCTCCAACACCGCCTATGGGCCCGGCGTGACGGAGAAGGACCTGACGGGCTTCAAGGAGAAGTACCCGCTCAACTCGCGCGTGGTGAAGCAGGACGGCAAGCTGACGGAGCAGGTGTTCCGCGCGGGTACGCCGGACGGCAAGGTGAAGCCGGGGCTGTACGCGAAGGAGCTGTCGCGCGTCATCGCGAACCTCCAGGAGGCGATGAAGTCCGCCGAGCCCGCGCAGAAGGCCGCGCTGGGCAAGCTGGTGCGCTACTTCCAGACGGGCAGCCCCCAGGACTGGGACGCGTACAACATCGCGTGGCTCAAGGTGGACCCCAAGGTGGACGCCAACCTGGGCTTCATCGAGACGTACGTGGACCCTCGCGGGCACAAGGGCCAGTGGGAGGCGCTGGTCAACTACCGCGACGCGAAGGAGAACCAGATCATGGTGCTCATGGGCCAGAAGGCCCAGTACTTCGAGGACCGGCTGCCCTGGCCGGAGAAGTACCGCCGCAAGAAGGTCTCGCCGCCGGTGGCCAAGGCCATCAACCTCATCACGTCCAACCCGGAGCCGCCCGCGGGCATCAACCTGCCCAACGAGCAGCACATCCGGGAGAGGTACGGCAGCAAGAGCGTGATGATCACCAACGTCATGGACGCCGCCTCCGCGGTGACGCGGCTGCCCCTGGCGCTGGAGTTCTCCCGCACGGCGGAGGAGCGGGAGCAGGCGGAGAAGTACTCCGTCACCGCGCGCAAGTGGCTGGTGGCCTTCCACGAGGTGCTGGGCCACGCCTCCGGCCAGGTGGATCCGAAGCTCAAGGGCCAGTCCCCGTCCGTCTTCCTCAAGGAGTACGACAACACGCTGGAGGAGGCGCGCGCGGACCTGGTCGCGCTGTGGCACGCGTTCGACCCGGCGCTCGCGGAGCTGTCTCCGGACCATGACGCCATCGCCCGGCAGATGTACCGGGACTTCCTGGTGGAGGGGCTCACCAACCTGCGCCGCGTGGAGGTGGGCGACGCGTTCGAGGAGGACCACCAGCGCGGCCACCACATGACGGTGACGTTCCTGGAGGAGAAGGGCGCGGTGAAGCAGGTGACGGAGAATGGCCGCACGTACCTGGTGATTCCGGACTACGCGAAGATGCACGAGGCCGTGGGCGAGCTGCTCTCCAAGCTGATGGTCATCAAGGCCACCGGCGACTACGAGGGCATCCGCGCGCTGGTGCAGGAGAAGGGCATCCACTTCGACCCGAAGCTGCGCGACGAGGTCGCCCGCCGGGTGAAGGCTGTGGACGTGCCCACGGTGCTGCTGCTCAACTCGCCGCACGTGGTGCCGGTGCTGGACGCGAAGGGCCAGATGGTGGACCTGAAGGAGGACACCGCCCAGGCCTTCGTGGACCAGCACCTGGAGCGCAGCCTGCTGGGCCGGCTGTCCCCTCAGGAAGGCCTCCGCGTCGCCGCGAAGGTGGCGGGCTCTCCGGACGCGGTGCGCGAGGCGTTCCGGGAGCTGGGGCCGGATACGGCTCCGGCGCCGGCCTCCTCCAAGAAGGGCTCGGCGAAGGGCGCGGCGCCGGCGAAGACCGCACCCTGA
- a CDS encoding AI-2E family transporter: protein MASDQVARRVFVGLILLSIVLLCLVIRPFAEAFFLAAVLAGTFHGLYTRLRKRLRGHGNVSAGLIVGGILLALLLPLGGLTAFVVAEVSDGARFVTQTAQQEGMEGLVNKLPSGVRGPVSKLIERLPLEQEELDQKLQEQVTTQGGTAAKAVTGAVAATGTLILQTAMMLIALFFFLTDGARLVQWFESVSPLRRGQTRELLREFKSTSVSVLVSTVATAGVQAAAALIGFLIVGVPAPLFFTGLTFFFALIPAIGAAVVVVFAAGLMFLSGHPWAALFLVIWGVVVVGLVDNIVKPLLARKGMNQHGAIVFFALLGGLAAFGAVGLLLGPLIVAFFLSVVRIYERDYGRPNARLGDPATPGGPLPPGSQRVVLTTESGAPIEDTDTPSNH, encoded by the coding sequence ATGGCCTCCGATCAGGTAGCGCGCCGCGTCTTCGTGGGTCTCATCCTGCTGTCCATCGTCCTGCTGTGTCTGGTCATCCGGCCCTTCGCGGAGGCGTTCTTCCTGGCGGCGGTGCTGGCGGGCACCTTCCACGGCCTCTACACCCGGCTCAGGAAGCGGCTGCGCGGCCATGGCAACGTGTCCGCCGGCCTCATCGTCGGCGGCATCCTGCTGGCGCTGCTTTTGCCCCTGGGCGGCCTCACCGCCTTCGTCGTCGCGGAGGTCTCCGACGGCGCGCGCTTCGTGACGCAGACCGCGCAGCAGGAGGGCATGGAGGGCCTGGTGAACAAGCTCCCCAGCGGCGTCCGGGGCCCGGTGAGCAAGCTCATCGAACGGCTCCCGCTGGAGCAGGAGGAGCTGGACCAGAAGCTCCAGGAGCAGGTGACGACCCAGGGTGGCACCGCCGCCAAGGCCGTGACGGGCGCGGTGGCGGCCACGGGCACGCTCATCCTCCAGACGGCGATGATGCTCATCGCCTTGTTCTTCTTCCTCACGGACGGAGCGCGGCTGGTGCAGTGGTTCGAAAGCGTGTCGCCGCTGCGGCGGGGACAGACGCGGGAGCTCCTGCGCGAGTTCAAGAGCACCTCCGTGTCGGTGCTCGTCTCCACCGTGGCCACCGCGGGCGTCCAGGCCGCGGCCGCGCTCATCGGCTTTCTCATCGTGGGGGTGCCCGCGCCGCTGTTCTTCACGGGCCTCACCTTCTTCTTCGCGCTCATCCCCGCCATCGGCGCGGCCGTGGTGGTGGTGTTCGCCGCGGGCCTGATGTTCCTCAGCGGTCACCCGTGGGCGGCGCTCTTCCTGGTCATCTGGGGCGTGGTCGTGGTGGGGCTCGTGGACAACATCGTCAAGCCGCTGCTGGCCCGGAAGGGAATGAACCAGCACGGCGCCATCGTCTTCTTCGCGCTCCTGGGCGGCCTGGCGGCGTTCGGCGCGGTGGGCCTGCTCCTGGGCCCCCTCATCGTCGCCTTCTTTCTCTCCGTGGTGCGCATCTACGAGCGCGACTACGGCCGGCCCAACGCCCGGCTGGGCGACCCGGCCACGCCGGGAGGCCCCCTCCCACCGGGCTCCCAGCGCGTCGTGCTCACCACGGAGTCCGGCGCGCCCATCGAGGACACCGACACGCCGTCCAACCACTGA